Genomic segment of Umezawaea sp. Da 62-37:
TCGAGTCCGGCGACTCGCTGCGCGCGGTCGTCGAGTACTCGACCGACCTGTTCGACCAGTGGCGGATCGAAGCCCTGCTCGGCCACGTCGGCACCGTCGTGACCGCTGCCGCCGCCGACGCGTCGCTGACGCTGTCGCAGCTGCCGATCGTCACCGAGGCCGAGCGGGTCGAACTGCTGGAGCTGGGGCGCGGCCAGGAGGCCGATTACTCGGAGTTGCCGCTGCACGTGGCGTTCGCCGATGTCGCCGCTGCCACTCCGGACGCCGTCGCGGTCGTCTGCCGGGGCGTGGAGATCACCTACGGCGAGCTGGACCGCCGCGCCGGCCTGCTGGCGCGGCGCCTGCGCTCCCTCGGCGTGACGCACGGCAAGGTGGTGGCCGTGGTCATCGACCGCGACCTGGACGCCTACGTGGCCATGCTCGGCGTGCTGAAGGCGGGCGGCGCCTTCGCGATGATGGACCCCAAGGTCCCCACCAACCGCCTCGACTTCATGATCCGCGACACCGGCGCGCCCGTCGTGATCAGCCGCTCCCCGCTGGCGGGCGTGCTGCCCGAGGCCGACGGGTGGGCCACCGTGCTCATCGACACCGACTGGGCGGAGATCGAGCGGATCGACGCGTCGGAGCCGCTGGAGGAGTGGACGACCCGCGAGTCGCTCGCCTACGTGCTCTACACCTCCGGCTCCACCGGCACGCCGAAGGGCGTGATGATCGCGCACCGCGCGGTGTCGTTCTTCTGCGAGGCGTACAAGCGGACCTTCGACTTCGGTCCCGCGGACCGGTTGCTGCAACTGCCCGCGCTGAACTTCGACATGTCGCAGGGCGAGATCTGGACGGCGTTCCTGGTCGGCGGGCGCGTGGTCGCGGTGTCCCCGGACGACGCCCAGTCCCCGGAAGCGCTGACCGCGCTGCTGCGCGAGCAGAAGGTCACCTACGCGGGCCTGCCGCCCGCCATGCAGTCGGTCATGGAGCCGGGACCCTACCCGGACCTGAAGTACGTCATGGGCGGCGCGGAGGTGCTCCCGCCGGAGCTGGTCAACAAGTGGAACCTGCCCGGCCGCAAGTACCTCAACCTGTACGGCCCGACCGAGTGCGCGATCGGCCAGACGCAGTACGAGGTCGAGCAGATCGAGTGGAGGACGCCGCCGCCCATCGGCCGTCCGCAGCTCAACCGGCAGGTCTACATCGTCGACCGGTTCGACCGGCTCGTGCCCAAGGGCGTGAACGGCGAACTGCTCATCGGCGGCGCCGAGGGCGGCCTGGCGCGCGGCTACCTCAACCAGCCGGAGATGACCGCCGAGAAGTTCATCACCGACCCGTTCGACCCGACCAGCAAGGTCTACCGCAGCGGTGACCTGGTGCGGTGGAGCGCGCAGGGGCAGATCGAGTTCCTCGGCCGCATCGACAACCAGGTGAAGCTGCGCGGCCTGCGCATCGAGCTGGGCGAGATCGAGACGGCGCTCCAGGGCCACCCCGGTGTCCTGCGCGCGGTCGTGCTGATGCGGCCGGACCGGCGGGGGGAGAACCGCCTCGTCGGCTACTTCACGTCGGTGGGCGAGCCGCCGTCGGCGGACGCGCTGCGCGACCACCTCGCCGAGTCGCTGCCGGACTACATGGTGCCGACGGCGTGGGTCCCGCTCGACAAGTTCCCGATGAACAACGACGGTTGGAAGATCAACCGGAACAACCTGCCCGACCCGGTGGAGAACGACGGCGACCGCGACTTCAACGCGCCGTCCACGCCCACCGAGATCGAGGTCGCCAAGTGCTTCGCCGACGTCCTGGGCGTCGAGCGGATCGGCGTGGACGACAGCATCTTCGACATCGGCGGCAACTCGTTGCAGGCCCTGCGGCTGGTGAGCCGGATCAACAAGACGTTCAAGATCCGCATCACCGTCCGGCTGCTGTACGGCAACGCCACGGTCGGCGCCATCTCCCAGACGGTGGACGCGATGGTGGAGGCCAAGGCGAATGGCTGACCTGGAGCGGATCGTGCCGCTGAACGCCGGGGGCGACCTGCCCCCGCTGTTCTGCGTGCACGCGGTGTCGGGCTCGGCGTACTCGTACGCCGGGCTCGCCCGCGCGCTCGGCGACCGCCCGGTCCTGGGTTTCGAGGCGCCGGGGTTCGACAACGACCGCACCCCGGTGCCGTCGTTGACCGCCCTCGCCGAGGAGTACGTCGGGATCCTGCGGGAGTTCCGGCCCGAGGGCCCCTACCTGCTCTTCGGGTGGTCCCTCGGCGGGCTGGTGGCGTTCGAGATGGCGAAGCGGCTCGTCGAGGCGGGCGCGGAGGTGGGCCTGCTGTTCATCGTGGACGCGGGCATGCCGATCGTCATGGACCTGCCGCCCGAGCGGGAAACCCTGGTGCGCTACATCCGCGACATGGCGGGCACGTCGAACGAGTCGCCGCCCGGTCTCGACGAGCTGGCCGCGGGCTGGCCGGACGACGCCGATCCGGAGGTGGTGTTCGAGCAGGTCGAGGCGGCGGGGATCCTGCCCGAGGAGATCGACGCCTACGTGCTCGGCGAGCAGTACGCGGTGTTCCACGCGCTGCTGGAGGGTTTCTACTCCATCGACGTCGCGGGAACCTACGAGGGCCCGGCCGTGCACGTCCTGGCGGAGCACTCCCCCACCGAGGACATGCGTTGGGACAAGCGGCTTCCCGACCTCGTGGAGCACACCGTCGCCGACAGCACCCACCACTCGATCCTGACCGGCGACGCCCTCGCGGAACTGGTCCGGCTCGTCCACAAGCACCTCGGCGACTAGGGAAGAACGTGTCCATCACCGACCCCGAACAGACGATCGAGCCCAAGCCGAAGGAGAGGAGCCTCTGGTACAACGGCGACTTCCTCAAGTTCTGGTTGGGCGAGACGGTCTCGCTGCTGGGAACCCAGGTCACGATCCTGGCCCTGCCGCTCACCGCCATCTACTCGCTGAACGCCACCGACAGCCAGGTCGGCGTGCTGCGGTTCGTCCAGCTGGCCCCCTACCTGGGGCTGGCTCTGCTGCTCGGCATCTGGGTCGACCGCGTGCGCAGGCGGCAGGTGATGCTGTGGGCGAACTTCGCCAGGATGGTGCTGATCGGCCTCATCCCCCTGCTGTACGCGACGGACCTGCTGACCATCCCGGCGCTGCTGGTCATCGCGTGCCTCATCGGGGTGGCGTCGGTGCTGTTCGACCTCAGCTGGATGTCCTACGTGCCGACGCTGGTGAAGAAGCCGGAGCACTACGTCGAGGCGAGCGCCAAGATGGGCATCAGCTCGTCCACGGCGGACGTGGCGGGCCCCGGCCTCGCGGGCCTCGTGGTGGCGTGGCTGACCGCTCCGGTCGCGCTGGTCGTGCAGACCGGCACCTACCTGGTGTCGATCGTGTCGCTGCTGCTGATCCGCGTCGAGGAGCCCAAGCCCCCCAAGGCCGAGGACCGGCACGCGTTCCGGGAGCTGAAGGAGGGCGTGCGCTGGGTGTTCGGCAAGCCGCTGCTGCGGTGGCTGGCCATCATCGGGTTCTGCTGCAACTTCTCGATGATCACCACCTGGACGATGTTCCTGCTCTACGGCACGCGCACGCTCGGGCTGGACTCCACGACGCTGGGCCTGATCTTCGGCACGGCGTCGGTCGGCGGCCTGATCGGCGCCGTGGTGTCCCGCAGGGTCATCGGGCGGTTCCCGACCGGCCCGACGTACTTCATCGCGCAGAGCGGCCTGCTCCTCGGGCCGCTGCTGATCGTGCTGGCGGGCGGGCCGAAGCCGTTGATGATCGGCATGTTCATCGCCTCGTTCTTCACCACGTACCTGGGGCTGGGCATCGCGGGCGTGATCATCGTGGCGGTGCGGCAGACGCTGACGCCGCAGTCGATGATGGGCCGCATGACGGCGTCGTTCCGCACCCTGCTGTTCGGCGGCGGCGCGCTCGGCGGCCTGGCGGCGGGTCTGCTCTCCGACGCCAT
This window contains:
- a CDS encoding MFS transporter; translated protein: MSITDPEQTIEPKPKERSLWYNGDFLKFWLGETVSLLGTQVTILALPLTAIYSLNATDSQVGVLRFVQLAPYLGLALLLGIWVDRVRRRQVMLWANFARMVLIGLIPLLYATDLLTIPALLVIACLIGVASVLFDLSWMSYVPTLVKKPEHYVEASAKMGISSSTADVAGPGLAGLVVAWLTAPVALVVQTGTYLVSIVSLLLIRVEEPKPPKAEDRHAFRELKEGVRWVFGKPLLRWLAIIGFCCNFSMITTWTMFLLYGTRTLGLDSTTLGLIFGTASVGGLIGAVVSRRVIGRFPTGPTYFIAQSGLLLGPLLIVLAGGPKPLMIGMFIASFFTTYLGLGIAGVIIVAVRQTLTPQSMMGRMTASFRTLLFGGGALGGLAAGLLSDAIGPRNALIAAAAASALVIVGLVISPVSRLREMPEPVVEPTAA
- a CDS encoding amino acid adenylation domain-containing protein codes for the protein MTTSTHTGTQAPLSFGQEQLWFLDQLTPGLTTYNILLAARLRGPLAVPVLHRCLNLVVARHDALRVTIHNAEGTPYQVVSPPSEVELEVVEHPGLDEEGREAAIAAALEDLSTSAFDLENGPLHRYRVLAFAPDDHVLFQNLHHIITDGWSSGIVNSELAVAYRAFVEGREPEFDQPASQFTEAARVQRETMQGEVLEEELAFWEDRLKDLPTLEFPTDRPRPPAQTKRADSITKHLPDQLLVSARALAKEHGVSLYMVLASALNAVLSRYTGQEDIPIGVPMLGRVDPDVEAVVGLFVNMVVLRSDLSGDPTFAELLQRTMEANFDLYEHQEVPFHLIVDRVQPVRVPGRNPLFQVSTQLLGDANSGGAIDLPGITAEPISLASTGSRFDMAIDFVESGDSLRAVVEYSTDLFDQWRIEALLGHVGTVVTAAAADASLTLSQLPIVTEAERVELLELGRGQEADYSELPLHVAFADVAAATPDAVAVVCRGVEITYGELDRRAGLLARRLRSLGVTHGKVVAVVIDRDLDAYVAMLGVLKAGGAFAMMDPKVPTNRLDFMIRDTGAPVVISRSPLAGVLPEADGWATVLIDTDWAEIERIDASEPLEEWTTRESLAYVLYTSGSTGTPKGVMIAHRAVSFFCEAYKRTFDFGPADRLLQLPALNFDMSQGEIWTAFLVGGRVVAVSPDDAQSPEALTALLREQKVTYAGLPPAMQSVMEPGPYPDLKYVMGGAEVLPPELVNKWNLPGRKYLNLYGPTECAIGQTQYEVEQIEWRTPPPIGRPQLNRQVYIVDRFDRLVPKGVNGELLIGGAEGGLARGYLNQPEMTAEKFITDPFDPTSKVYRSGDLVRWSAQGQIEFLGRIDNQVKLRGLRIELGEIETALQGHPGVLRAVVLMRPDRRGENRLVGYFTSVGEPPSADALRDHLAESLPDYMVPTAWVPLDKFPMNNDGWKINRNNLPDPVENDGDRDFNAPSTPTEIEVAKCFADVLGVERIGVDDSIFDIGGNSLQALRLVSRINKTFKIRITVRLLYGNATVGAISQTVDAMVEAKANG
- a CDS encoding alpha/beta fold hydrolase; translation: MADLERIVPLNAGGDLPPLFCVHAVSGSAYSYAGLARALGDRPVLGFEAPGFDNDRTPVPSLTALAEEYVGILREFRPEGPYLLFGWSLGGLVAFEMAKRLVEAGAEVGLLFIVDAGMPIVMDLPPERETLVRYIRDMAGTSNESPPGLDELAAGWPDDADPEVVFEQVEAAGILPEEIDAYVLGEQYAVFHALLEGFYSIDVAGTYEGPAVHVLAEHSPTEDMRWDKRLPDLVEHTVADSTHHSILTGDALAELVRLVHKHLGD